In the genome of Massilia sp. W12, the window AGGGTGTGCCAGGGCATGCCAGGAATTGAAAATTTCCTCATAACATATTGATTTAAAACATGTTTTTATAAAATTCAGGAATTTTCGAGAAAATAGGATGCATGCAATGAATCTGATATAGTTATCTTATAAGATAAATTTTTATCCCAAAAAAATCATGAAAAAACAGGTCGTCTTAGGTTTTCTCGGCTCGCAACTGGATTTGGGCGGCGATGCCAAGCGCTGGGAGCGCTGGCGCCCCACGGTGTCCTTGGCGCAGCAAGCGGATTTGATGGTGGCGCGCTTTGAGATTCTTTATAGCAGCCGCTTTGCCAAACTCATGCAGCAGGTGACACAGGATATTCATCTGCAATCGCCGCACAGCGAAGTACGCGGGCACTTGCTCGAACTTGCCGATCCCTGGGATTTTGAAGAGGTGTACGCAGCGTTATATGACTTCGCCAAAAGTTATCCCTTTGACACCGAGCGCGAAGAGTATTTGATCCACATCACCACCGGCACCCATGTGTCGCAAATTTGCCTGTTCCTGATGGCGGAAGCGCATTTCATTCCCGCCAAGCTGCTGCAAACCTCACCGTCCAGAAGAAAGAATCCGCACAATATTGGCGAATACACGGTGATTGATCTGGATCTGTCCCGCTACAATCAGTTGGCGCAACGTTTTTCAGAAGAGCACAAACAGGGCGCGCAGTTTTTAAAGTCCGGCATCGCCACCCGCAATCCGCATTTCAACCGCATCATTGACGAAATTGAACAAGTCGCGGCCAATTCCAAAGCGCCCATGTTGCTCATGGGGCCGACCGGGGCCGGCAAATCGTTTTTAGCGCGCCGCGTGTATGAATTGAAGAAAGCGCGCCATCAGATCAGCGGGCGTTTTGTGGAAATCAACTGCGCCACCCTGCACGGCGACGGGGCCGGCTCGACCCTGTTTGGCCATGTCAAAGGCGCGTTCACCGGCGCCATGCAGCAGCGCGCCGGCCTGCTGATGAGCGCGCACAAAGGTTTATTGTTTTTGGATGAAATCGGCGAACTCGGCTTGGATGAGCAAGCCATGCTGCTCAAGGCGATAGAAGAAAAGCGCTTCAACCCGGTGGGCGGCGATGAGGAAGTGCAAAGCGATTTCCAACTCATTGCCGGCACGAATCGCGATCTGGCGCTGGAGGTGACGCGCGGGCGCTTCCGCGAAGATCTGTTTGCGCGCATTAATTTATGGACCTATGAATTACCGGGCTTAGCCGGGCGGCCGGAAGACCTGGAGCCGAATCTGGACTATATGCTGGGCCTGCACGGGCGCGAAATGGGCAGCCTGGTGCGCTTTAATAAAGAAGCGCGCGATATGTATTTGCGTTTTGCGGTTTCCCCTCTGGCGTTGTGGAGCGGCAATTTCCGCGATCTGGGCGCCAGCGTGACGCGCATGGCGACCCTGGCGCAAAGCGGCCGCATCACTGAAGCGGTGGCGGCGCAGGAAATTGCGCGCCTGCAGCGCCAATGGCGCCACCAGCAGGCCGGCGCCGCGCGCACACAGGAAGTGGATTTGGCGGATTATCTGAGCGCAGAGCAATTGGCGCAGTTGGATCAATTTGATGCGATTCAATTGCAAGGCGTGCTGGCAGTCTGCCGCAGCGCGCTCAGCTTATCCGACGCCGGTCGCAGATTATTCGCCGCCTCGCGCGCCGGCAAAGCGCGTCCAAATGACGCCGACCGTTTGAAAAAATATCTGGCGCGCTTTGATTTAAGTTGGCAGGACGTGCATCCGGCGGCCTGAAAATGTGCAGAAAAACATTGCGCATGCAGACATTCTGCATGCAAAGCTTGGCGCAATCGTTATGCAGGACAGTCCCGCTGACCATATCAACCCCAAAAAAGGAGACGTATCATGAAAAAAGCATTGATCGCTGCATTTTTGTCAGGCGCCGCCCTGTTGCCGCAAGCCCAGGCGCAAGTGCAGGACGCGCCGCAGGTGGAGTGGTGTCCGGGCCAATGCCGCTGATCAAGCGCCGCATGATATGAAAAACGCCGCAGCTTGCGGCGTTTTTTTACTTCAAGGAAGATTGCAGATTGCAGGTTTTATGTTAAATTTACAAGAGATTAACGTAAAGCAAGAGGCAATCCCATGCAAACCCTGAGCCTGGAACAATTCCGCACCGCCGTTGCCGCTGGCGGCGTCGCCAGCGTCTCACTGCAAGCGATAGATGGCGAATTTTTTGTCCGCATCCACACCTGCAATAATACCCAAGCCCTATTAGCCCATGCACGCAGCAATTCTCCACGCGGATTTCCCAACCCCCTGCCCGCCATCACTCTCTTGCACAAACTTGGCGTAACGGTTGGCGAATTTGATATCTCGCAGTGGAATCCTGAACAAAAACCTTTGGCGCGCAAACGCCCGGACAGGCAGCGCGCCATGCAAGCCGCCCAAGCCGCGCTCGAACATGATCAATGGTTCCGCGCCCAGGTGGCGCAAGCCTTGCAGGAGGCAGATGCGCCTGATGCAGAATGGATCAGCGAACAAGACGCGCAAACGGCATGGGAAAACAAACGCCAGCAGTTTGCGCGCCAGCTTGATGATGCTGGCGCTGCAGCATGAAGCTGGTCTGGCTGGGCCGCGCTTTACGCGAGCGCGACTCTCAGCTTGACTACATCGCCCAACATAAGCCTCGCGCCGCCATTGCCCAAGGTGAGCGGATACAAAAGCAAGTGCAAGACTTATGCGCATACCCCGAACTGGGCCGCCCGGGTCGGGTGCATGGCACGCGCGAACTGCTCATCAACGGCACACCCTTTATTCTGGTGTATCGCATCAACCCGGCTGCCGGGCGGATTGAGATATTGCGACTCTTACATGGTGCGCAGCAGTGGCCGCCGGTCTGAATTCCTGCGCTTGCGCGCAAAGCGCAGGGGCAGAGCACATCTATGACTGCCAATTACCATCCTCAAAAATATTCGGACCTCGATACAGGATAGTGATGTCGGAGAAGGTGATGTCATTCCGATAGATCACTTCACGCACCCAGCTGCCATGGCTGATGGGATTATCTTCGACATGCGCATGATCATTAAAGGCAAACACCAGACAATGGCTGGCGCTGTCCCGGTACAATTCATTCTCAAAAAAAAGTAAGGTAAACGC includes:
- the rtcR gene encoding RNA repair transcriptional activator RtcR, whose product is MKKQVVLGFLGSQLDLGGDAKRWERWRPTVSLAQQADLMVARFEILYSSRFAKLMQQVTQDIHLQSPHSEVRGHLLELADPWDFEEVYAALYDFAKSYPFDTEREEYLIHITTGTHVSQICLFLMAEAHFIPAKLLQTSPSRRKNPHNIGEYTVIDLDLSRYNQLAQRFSEEHKQGAQFLKSGIATRNPHFNRIIDEIEQVAANSKAPMLLMGPTGAGKSFLARRVYELKKARHQISGRFVEINCATLHGDGAGSTLFGHVKGAFTGAMQQRAGLLMSAHKGLLFLDEIGELGLDEQAMLLKAIEEKRFNPVGGDEEVQSDFQLIAGTNRDLALEVTRGRFREDLFARINLWTYELPGLAGRPEDLEPNLDYMLGLHGREMGSLVRFNKEARDMYLRFAVSPLALWSGNFRDLGASVTRMATLAQSGRITEAVAAQEIARLQRQWRHQQAGAARTQEVDLADYLSAEQLAQLDQFDAIQLQGVLAVCRSALSLSDAGRRLFAASRAGKARPNDADRLKKYLARFDLSWQDVHPAA
- a CDS encoding type II toxin-antitoxin system RelE/ParE family toxin, translating into MKLVWLGRALRERDSQLDYIAQHKPRAAIAQGERIQKQVQDLCAYPELGRPGRVHGTRELLINGTPFILVYRINPAAGRIEILRLLHGAQQWPPV